The following DNA comes from Streptomyces pristinaespiralis.
GGGCCGAGAGACACGTTCAGCTGCCGCTTACTTCTTGTTGCGACGCTGAACGCGGGTGCGCTTGAGCAGCTTGCGGTGCTTCTTCTTGGCCATCCGCTTACGCCGCTTCTTGATAACAGAGCCCACGACTACCCTCGCTCACTTCTCTTCACTCGGTGCGGGGCGTCTGGGCCCACACGACCTACGTCGGCCTAGCCTACCTGCCGCCGAGTGAGGGACGTAATCCGAGGGCATCCGTCCCTCCTCCGTTACGCGGATTCCACCCCCACGAAGGATTCGCGGAGATACTCGTGAACCGCTTGCTCCGGTACCCGGAAGGACCTCCCCACCCGGATCGCCGGCAGATGACCGCTGTGCACCAAGCGGTACACGGTCATCTTCGACACCCGCATCACCGAGGCGACTTCCGCCACGGTAAGAAACTTGACCTCGTTAAGAGGCCTCTCGCTGCCAGCAGCCATGACCCACCTGTACCTTCCGCACCCGACGCGCACC
Coding sequences within:
- a CDS encoding 30S ribosomal protein bS22; this translates as MGSVIKKRRKRMAKKKHRKLLKRTRVQRRNKK
- a CDS encoding helix-turn-helix domain-containing protein; the encoded protein is MAAGSERPLNEVKFLTVAEVASVMRVSKMTVYRLVHSGHLPAIRVGRSFRVPEQAVHEYLRESFVGVESA